The Solibacillus sp. FSL W7-1436 genome window below encodes:
- a CDS encoding LemA family protein, protein MFKKNERGSAVLVALIAIVALIVIAAMLIVPKYNKLVTGEETVEAAWAQVENQLQRRFDLVPNLVNTVKGYAEHEEEIFTQIAEARTQYGNANTVEETADANNELSSALARLLVVVENYPNLKADVQFTRLMDELAGTENRLTVARKDYNDTVQQFNNDVRRFPGNLIAGMFGFEQKDYFEIKEGVEEAPAVDFGD, encoded by the coding sequence ATGTTTAAAAAAAATGAACGAGGCAGTGCAGTATTAGTCGCCCTTATTGCAATTGTTGCATTGATCGTCATTGCGGCAATGCTTATCGTGCCGAAATACAACAAACTTGTAACAGGTGAAGAGACGGTGGAGGCAGCGTGGGCGCAAGTCGAAAACCAGCTGCAGCGCCGATTTGATCTAGTGCCGAACTTAGTGAATACGGTCAAAGGTTATGCAGAACATGAGGAAGAAATTTTCACACAGATCGCAGAAGCCCGTACACAATATGGGAATGCCAATACAGTAGAAGAAACGGCGGACGCAAATAATGAGCTATCTTCTGCATTGGCCCGATTACTCGTAGTAGTTGAAAATTATCCGAATTTAAAAGCGGATGTACAATTTACACGTTTAATGGATGAGCTGGCAGGGACGGAAAATCGCTTAACGGTAGCGCGTAAAGATTACAATGATACGGTTCAGCAGTTTAATAATGATGTTCGCCGCTTCCCAGGAAACTTAATCGCGGGCATGTTCGGCTTTGAACAAAAAGACTACTTCGAAATTAAAGAAGGTGTGGAAGAAGCACCGGCTGTCGATTTTGGCGATTAA
- a CDS encoding spore coat protein, translating into MFTQSSQSQDNQMPFSTNHGAHEILDVHEVLSAMIGGLNQFVLLRDQVQDSELLSILDRQYAFMLDEYNITMEAFKTGHDPKHPTRTYNMNMGNDTIYGIKPGEPKKPITSASEINDAIISGFLLNCHKMGASGKTVAALESTNPVVRRVLQDSVPNCIEMAYELSLYQNKKGYYQVPQLSPQDMSTMLNMYGQAEQAKNMPN; encoded by the coding sequence ATGTTTACCCAATCATCCCAATCTCAAGACAATCAAATGCCTTTTTCAACAAATCATGGTGCCCATGAAATATTGGATGTTCATGAAGTACTAAGCGCCATGATCGGCGGATTAAACCAATTCGTCCTGCTTCGCGATCAAGTTCAAGACAGCGAGCTTTTATCTATTTTGGATCGCCAGTACGCTTTTATGCTTGATGAGTACAATATTACGATGGAAGCCTTTAAAACAGGTCATGATCCAAAACATCCGACACGCACTTACAATATGAATATGGGGAACGATACGATTTATGGCATCAAGCCTGGTGAGCCTAAAAAACCGATCACTTCCGCAAGTGAAATTAACGATGCGATCATTTCAGGCTTCTTGTTAAACTGCCACAAAATGGGTGCTTCAGGGAAAACTGTTGCTGCTTTAGAAAGCACAAACCCTGTTGTTCGTCGTGTCCTGCAGGATTCCGTACCTAACTGCATCGAAATGGCCTATGAACTTTCCCTATATCAAAACAAAAAAGGCTATTACCAAGTACCGCAACTTTCACCACAGGATATGAGCACAATGCTCAATATGTACGGCCAAGCAGAACAAGCAAAAAATATGCCTAACTAG
- a CDS encoding asparagine synthase: MKNIREGLIPTVLGSAVTATGYAMKQKIGTNKMIANTIFGFGLAHIVLGAIDLVEHRK, encoded by the coding sequence ATGAAAAATATTCGTGAAGGTTTAATTCCGACTGTACTTGGATCAGCTGTCACTGCAACGGGGTATGCGATGAAACAAAAAATCGGTACGAACAAGATGATTGCCAATACCATTTTCGGTTTCGGCCTTGCCCATATTGTATTAGGGGCAATTGACCTTGTAGAACATCGTAAGTAA
- a CDS encoding nucleotide-binding protein — protein MGEGKGTFQKWRKKVNKKVTTLSSKTSFAVDRSKLRKQINGIEEEIRVLKQQIGEIVNLNRNSLFSVSMVNYQLAQIEAKENTIAQLEKDIEELNELSKLAGVEEEEIKPDLKAKQTIDDITASYIYHCANCNEVYDEPKKFCEECGYSME, from the coding sequence ATGGGTGAAGGGAAAGGCACATTTCAGAAATGGAGGAAGAAAGTCAACAAGAAGGTGACAACGCTTAGCAGTAAAACGTCTTTTGCGGTCGACCGGTCCAAACTGCGAAAACAAATCAACGGAATTGAAGAAGAAATCAGAGTGCTGAAACAGCAGATTGGGGAAATCGTCAATTTGAACCGCAACAGCCTGTTTTCGGTCAGCATGGTGAATTATCAGCTCGCGCAAATTGAAGCGAAAGAAAACACGATTGCGCAGCTGGAAAAAGATATTGAAGAATTGAATGAACTGAGTAAATTAGCGGGCGTCGAAGAGGAGGAGATTAAGCCCGATCTGAAAGCAAAGCAAACGATTGACGATATTACGGCGTCCTATATATACCATTGCGCCAACTGTAATGAAGTGTACGATGAACCGAAAAAGTTTTGCGAGGAGTGTGGGTATAGCATGGAATAG
- a CDS encoding NCS1 family transporter, whose amino-acid sequence MSDRKDKSNNYLKSPDLLPVTHENRSISMMGFGVIWVGMAIVLAAFAIGAGGIVNLSMPMLILATLVGSILIGIFMVVIGDIGVEHGLSFPVYMRAPFGTIGTHFPSFARAFTASCWFGINTYFGALAINGILNILVGFDNWFICFLVFATLQLFNVSLGIKSIERFADFAAPVIIFISIWMYLQLSAEAKEQGKAVWSWVEAPQTGFEQFTAFMVVATAIMGFWATLAADMPTLSRHFKAPKNERNWFKRNKTQLLGSLVVQPIFNTLMIVIGAVCYMSTGSGDPINALQQAAGGIVLVMLLSMIVLAQWSTNTSANVIPAATIFSNIGGAKVPFWVGVVVAGIVGTIVQPWSLFDVLNSVLLVVGGILSSIVGILFADYYLLRKRRVNVTDLYEADGQYRYLKGVNVAGIIAWVLGGLIANIWPSFSSLIGFFVGAAIYYVLAKYWWFKKYPQAEIVNPSDDEYLGITAGRSWEIDAVPEPIGVQQTASAD is encoded by the coding sequence ATGTCAGACAGAAAAGACAAAAGTAATAACTATTTAAAATCACCGGATTTACTTCCTGTCACACACGAAAACCGCAGTATCAGTATGATGGGCTTTGGTGTCATCTGGGTTGGGATGGCCATCGTACTTGCGGCATTTGCGATCGGTGCAGGAGGAATTGTCAATCTAAGTATGCCAATGCTTATCCTTGCGACATTGGTGGGCTCGATTCTGATCGGGATCTTCATGGTCGTCATCGGGGATATCGGTGTTGAACACGGATTATCGTTTCCTGTTTATATGCGTGCCCCATTCGGAACAATCGGTACGCATTTCCCGTCATTTGCCCGTGCATTTACAGCTTCGTGCTGGTTCGGGATCAACACGTATTTCGGGGCATTGGCGATCAACGGTATTCTGAACATTCTTGTCGGCTTTGATAACTGGTTTATCTGTTTCCTAGTATTTGCGACGTTGCAGTTGTTCAATGTATCACTGGGGATTAAATCAATTGAACGTTTCGCGGATTTCGCTGCACCGGTCATTATCTTTATTTCGATTTGGATGTATCTGCAATTATCTGCTGAAGCAAAAGAGCAGGGCAAAGCGGTATGGTCATGGGTGGAAGCACCGCAAACAGGATTTGAACAGTTTACGGCATTCATGGTAGTCGCGACTGCAATCATGGGCTTCTGGGCGACATTGGCTGCAGATATGCCGACGCTTTCCCGTCACTTTAAGGCGCCGAAAAATGAGCGTAACTGGTTTAAACGAAATAAAACGCAATTACTTGGTTCATTAGTAGTTCAGCCAATCTTCAATACACTGATGATCGTCATCGGTGCGGTTTGTTATATGTCGACTGGTTCAGGTGACCCGATCAACGCACTACAGCAAGCGGCAGGCGGTATAGTCCTCGTGATGCTGTTATCGATGATCGTACTGGCACAATGGTCGACAAATACTTCCGCGAACGTTATTCCGGCAGCGACGATTTTCTCGAATATCGGCGGAGCGAAAGTACCGTTCTGGGTTGGTGTAGTCGTTGCCGGTATTGTCGGGACGATTGTTCAACCTTGGAGCTTGTTTGATGTTTTAAATAGCGTACTTCTTGTTGTAGGGGGTATCCTTTCTTCGATTGTCGGTATATTATTCGCTGACTATTACTTGCTTCGTAAGCGACGTGTAAATGTCACGGACCTTTATGAGGCGGATGGGCAATACCGCTATTTAAAAGGTGTCAATGTAGCGGGCATTATCGCTTGGGTGCTTGGCGGGCTGATCGCGAATATTTGGCCATCGTTCTCTTCACTTATTGGCTTCTTTGTTGGGGCGGCAATCTATTATGTGCTGGCGAAATACTGGTGGTTCAAGAAGTATCCGCAAGCTGAAATCGTGAATCCGAGCGATGATGAATATTTAGGCATTACAGCGGGACGCAGCTGGGAAATTGACGCTGTTCCAGAACCGATTGGCGTTCAGCAGACAGCTTCCGCAGATTAA
- the preA gene encoding NAD-dependent dihydropyrimidine dehydrogenase subunit PreA — MADLRIDFAGIKSPNPFWLASAPPTNSGYQVQRAFEAGWGGAVWKTLGDPILNVSSRFAAVSFNGQKVAGFNNIELITDRPLEVNLKEIYETKKRFPDHTIIASLMVEPKAEKWHEIVKRVQDVGVDGFELNFGCPHGMAERGMGAASGQVPDLVEKQTYWAKEYAEVPVIVKLTPNITDITVTAEAAVRGGADAISMINTINSLAGVDLNSWNTIPHVGNKGAHGGYCGPAVKPIALNMVGECARSPYINLPISGIGGISNWQDAAEFILMGSTSVQVCTAAMHHGFSIVEDMIDGLSNYLDDKGLKSVMDLVGKTVPKYSDWGDLDLNYKVVAEINNDVCINCNKCHIACEDTSHQCIDLYTEDGRPMLKVREEDCVGCNLCSIVCPAEGAITMKELVPTQPPMTWNERQKLIAGFAPSSSGVAR; from the coding sequence ATGGCAGATTTACGAATAGATTTTGCTGGTATTAAGTCACCTAATCCTTTTTGGCTGGCATCGGCACCACCGACAAACTCCGGCTATCAAGTGCAGCGCGCATTTGAAGCGGGCTGGGGCGGCGCTGTATGGAAAACGCTGGGGGACCCTATTTTAAACGTTTCCTCCCGTTTTGCTGCTGTTAGTTTTAATGGTCAGAAGGTGGCGGGCTTCAATAATATTGAGCTCATCACAGACCGACCGCTCGAAGTGAACTTAAAGGAAATTTATGAAACGAAAAAACGGTTCCCGGACCATACGATCATCGCATCGCTAATGGTGGAGCCGAAAGCCGAGAAATGGCATGAAATCGTGAAAAGAGTCCAGGATGTTGGGGTAGATGGCTTCGAATTAAACTTCGGCTGCCCACATGGTATGGCGGAACGTGGCATGGGAGCCGCTTCAGGTCAAGTGCCTGATCTGGTGGAAAAGCAGACATATTGGGCAAAAGAATATGCTGAAGTACCGGTCATCGTTAAACTGACACCGAACATTACGGATATTACTGTAACGGCGGAAGCAGCGGTGCGCGGCGGTGCGGATGCAATTAGTATGATCAACACGATCAATAGTTTGGCGGGGGTTGATCTGAACTCTTGGAACACAATTCCGCATGTTGGCAATAAAGGGGCGCACGGGGGTTATTGTGGACCGGCCGTTAAGCCAATTGCTCTGAACATGGTCGGCGAGTGTGCAAGAAGTCCGTATATCAATTTACCGATTTCCGGAATTGGCGGTATTTCGAACTGGCAGGACGCTGCTGAGTTCATCCTGATGGGATCGACTAGTGTGCAAGTTTGTACAGCGGCAATGCACCATGGTTTCAGCATTGTTGAAGACATGATTGATGGATTAAGCAATTATTTAGACGATAAAGGCTTGAAATCGGTTATGGATTTAGTCGGCAAAACAGTACCGAAATATTCGGATTGGGGAGATTTAGACTTAAATTATAAAGTTGTTGCAGAGATCAATAACGATGTTTGCATCAACTGTAATAAATGCCATATTGCCTGTGAAGATACGTCCCATCAATGTATCGATCTGTATACAGAAGATGGCCGTCCAATGCTGAAAGTGCGCGAGGAAGACTGCGTAGGGTGTAACTTATGTTCAATCGTCTGTCCGGCAGAAGGTGCGATTACGATGAAGGAACTCGTTCCGACACAACCGCCGATGACGTGGAACGAAAGACAGAAACTAATTGCAGGATTTGCTCCGAGCAGTTCAGGTGTTGCGAGGTAA
- a CDS encoding NAD(P)-dependent oxidoreductase — MSNSLAKNFEEIFDGLTTYAATVEANRCLYCYDPPCVKACPTSINIPSFIKKIASNNMKGSARVIMESNPVGASCARVCPTIELCEGACVLNSEEKPIQIGHLQRYATDWLRESNVNLFTPQPVNGKKIAIIGSGPAGLSAARELALLGYGVTIFEADEKAGGLNYYGIVSFRLPQDVVEWEVQQVQNLGVEIRTSTKIGEDVLVDELLENYDRIIVAVGMGKVPMLGIEGENLDGVYDAIDFVKESKSSFTDRVLGKKVLVIGAGNTAIDAATCSVRLGAEQVQIVYRRTSNEMTAYDFEFDFAKQDGVEFRWLTLPKRIIGDDNGKVIGMECIKMKLTDIEGGKGMLTEIPGSEFVIEADAVIRAIGQTKQYELIEHLGLANTRGVIDVDHNSLKTSNPKIYACGDVIYGNGYGEATVVSAAQQGKDSAYAIHYELKANSEIA; from the coding sequence AAGAACTTTGAAGAGATATTTGATGGTTTAACAACATACGCGGCAACTGTTGAAGCGAATCGTTGTCTGTATTGCTATGATCCGCCTTGTGTAAAAGCATGTCCAACGAGCATTAATATTCCAAGCTTTATCAAGAAAATTGCTTCGAATAATATGAAAGGTTCGGCCCGTGTCATTATGGAATCGAATCCGGTAGGTGCAAGCTGTGCGCGCGTCTGTCCGACAATCGAGCTTTGTGAGGGGGCTTGTGTGCTGAACAGTGAGGAAAAACCGATTCAGATTGGTCATCTTCAGCGCTATGCGACAGACTGGCTGCGTGAATCGAATGTCAATCTGTTCACGCCTCAACCGGTAAACGGCAAGAAAATCGCCATTATCGGAAGCGGTCCGGCAGGGTTATCTGCAGCACGTGAACTGGCTTTGCTAGGGTACGGTGTGACGATTTTCGAAGCCGATGAAAAAGCGGGCGGCCTGAATTATTACGGCATCGTTTCATTCCGACTGCCGCAGGATGTAGTTGAGTGGGAAGTGCAGCAAGTACAAAATCTTGGCGTGGAAATTAGAACGAGCACGAAGATCGGCGAAGATGTACTGGTTGACGAACTGCTTGAAAATTATGACCGCATCATTGTAGCGGTTGGTATGGGGAAAGTGCCGATGCTTGGCATTGAAGGCGAAAACTTGGACGGTGTGTATGATGCGATTGATTTCGTAAAGGAATCGAAATCTTCATTTACTGATCGGGTGCTTGGCAAAAAAGTGCTGGTAATCGGTGCCGGCAATACAGCGATTGATGCAGCAACATGTTCTGTAAGACTTGGTGCTGAGCAGGTGCAAATCGTTTACCGTCGTACATCGAATGAAATGACGGCATATGATTTTGAATTTGATTTTGCGAAGCAGGACGGTGTTGAGTTCAGATGGCTGACATTACCGAAGCGCATTATTGGCGACGACAACGGTAAAGTGATCGGAATGGAATGCATCAAAATGAAACTGACGGATATCGAAGGTGGAAAAGGGATGTTAACTGAAATTCCTGGTTCTGAATTTGTGATTGAGGCGGATGCGGTGATTCGGGCGATCGGTCAAACGAAGCAGTATGAGCTGATTGAGCATTTAGGGTTGGCGAATACACGCGGTGTAATTGATGTGGATCATAATAGCCTGAAAACATCCAATCCGAAAATTTATGCTTGCGGTGATGTGATCTACGGCAACGGGTACGGTGAGGCGACAGTTGTATCGGCAGCGCAGCAAGGCAAAGATTCGGCTTACGCGATTCATTATGAACTAAAGGCAAATTCAGAAATTGCATAG